From one Musa acuminata AAA Group cultivar baxijiao chromosome BXJ2-6, Cavendish_Baxijiao_AAA, whole genome shotgun sequence genomic stretch:
- the LOC135614461 gene encoding glycosyl hydrolase 5 family protein-like — translation MASSFHLLPLLLCCSSLLLQRTSAAAPSFLLQLRDESHPLLRRPRTKIFHPSTGLCVTRRRTMADPLKLGPCSASDSWRYTPQEFLMVTGTYFCLRAVGLGAPVRLGIICDPSDSRWQLVSGSEKTHLATNLTDGTEVCLDVDSDGCIVSNSCDGFHGGDDERLQVDSQWFKLVTAGFTKQSQPSYVDSQ, via the exons ATGGCGTCCTCGTTTCATCTTCTTCCGCTCCTACTTTGCTGCTCCAGTCTTCTGCTACAACGTACGTCCGCAGCGGCTCCTTCTTTTCTGCTCCAATTAAGAG ATGAGAGCCATCCTTTGCTCCGCCGCCCACGCACCAAAATCTTCCACCCGTCCACCGGCCTCTGCGTGACGCGGAGGAGGACCATGGCAGACCCGCTGAAGCTTGGCCCTTGCTCCGCATCCGATTCATGGCGCTACACGCCGCAGGAGTTCTTGATGGTGACCGGCACCTACTTCTGCCTGCGAGCGGTCGGCCTGGGCGCGCCGGTGAGGCTGGGGATCATCTGCGACCCGTCGGACTCGCGGTGGCAGCTCGTGTCGGGTTCGGAGAAGACGCATCTGGCCACGAATCTGACGGATGGAACGGAGGTGTGCTTGGACGTCGACTCTGACGGCTGCATCGTCTCCAATTCCTGCGACGGGTTCCATGGCGGAGATGACGAGCGCCTGCAAGTGGATAGCCAGTGGTTTAAGCTGGTCACTGCGGGCTTCACGAAGCAGAGTCAGCCATCATATGTGGATAGCCAGTAG